In Planctomycetota bacterium, a genomic segment contains:
- a CDS encoding pyruvate kinase translates to MHSIATNLDVRDIADRLIDPVEALLRRAEKVEADYAPLLAKLAEPQASSGRNLAHYLAVRQLDIRELQFDLHRLGLSSLGRMETHVLSTLRSVLRALRSLSGGPPLPESVPPVDFDEGRRRLRETSSLLFGETAPEDETRIMVTVPSDAADRYDLVHALVEAGMNVMRINCSKDDPPRWTRMIDHLRRAESELGRRCKVMMDLAGPNPRTGPLRVQAKNLRFEPPAHAGQVIDAARVWISASGVVPQAAESVVPIAGLDSIAGDLLSGDRVRLAATDGKPVHLQVTAVEDDGAWADCWEAASVPVGSNVELMRRGQVRKTATVGHLPDGLREQTFRVQPGDVILLDRHCTAGHGPERDNAGNVTSPARIGCTLPTIFNDVRVCDRVLYDDGEMEAVVRKASADELELEVRRARKGSVKIRSAKGLNFPDTDLNLPPMTEKDLSDLAFVAEHADAVGMSFVRYPRDVEALIEQLDRLDATDVGVVLKVETEKAFRHLPELLMVALRRPPVGVMVARGDMGPEFGFDRMSEVQEQILWLCEAAHVPVIWATQVLESLAKKGLPTRSEVTDAAMSSRAECVMLNKGDYIVDAVRFLRDVLRRMQGHQDKKFSMLRRLSVSGSAAPDEFDAV, encoded by the coding sequence ATGCACAGCATCGCCACGAACCTGGACGTCCGTGACATCGCCGACCGCCTGATCGATCCGGTCGAGGCATTGCTGCGGCGCGCCGAGAAGGTCGAAGCCGACTACGCGCCGTTGCTGGCGAAGCTCGCCGAGCCACAGGCGTCCAGCGGCCGCAACCTCGCGCACTACCTCGCGGTTCGCCAGCTCGACATCCGCGAGTTGCAGTTCGATCTGCACCGCCTTGGCCTGAGTTCGCTGGGGCGGATGGAAACGCATGTGCTCAGCACGTTGCGGTCGGTGCTCCGGGCGTTGCGGAGTCTGTCGGGCGGTCCGCCGCTGCCGGAGTCAGTGCCGCCGGTCGACTTCGACGAAGGTCGACGCCGCTTGCGGGAAACCAGCAGTCTGCTCTTCGGCGAGACGGCCCCGGAGGACGAGACCCGGATCATGGTCACCGTTCCGAGCGACGCGGCCGACCGGTACGACCTTGTCCACGCGCTGGTCGAGGCGGGGATGAACGTGATGCGGATCAACTGCTCGAAGGACGACCCGCCGCGCTGGACGCGCATGATCGATCACCTGCGGCGGGCCGAGTCGGAGCTTGGCCGGCGGTGCAAGGTGATGATGGACCTGGCGGGGCCGAACCCGAGGACCGGGCCGTTGCGGGTGCAAGCCAAGAACCTTCGTTTCGAGCCGCCGGCCCACGCGGGTCAGGTCATCGACGCGGCGCGGGTCTGGATCAGCGCGAGCGGTGTCGTGCCGCAGGCGGCCGAGAGTGTCGTGCCGATCGCCGGCCTCGACTCGATCGCGGGCGACTTGCTCAGTGGTGACCGGGTGCGCCTGGCCGCGACGGATGGCAAGCCGGTGCATCTGCAGGTGACCGCGGTCGAGGACGACGGCGCGTGGGCCGACTGCTGGGAGGCCGCCTCGGTACCGGTCGGCTCGAACGTCGAACTCATGCGGCGCGGCCAGGTCCGCAAGACCGCGACCGTCGGCCACCTGCCCGACGGCTTGCGCGAGCAGACCTTCCGCGTTCAGCCGGGCGACGTCATCCTCCTCGATCGCCACTGCACGGCGGGCCACGGGCCCGAGCGCGATAACGCCGGCAACGTCACCTCGCCGGCCCGCATCGGTTGCACTTTGCCCACCATCTTCAATGACGTCCGTGTCTGCGATCGCGTGCTGTACGACGACGGCGAGATGGAAGCGGTCGTGCGGAAGGCGTCGGCCGATGAGCTTGAGCTGGAGGTCCGTCGCGCGCGTAAGGGGTCGGTCAAGATCCGCAGTGCCAAGGGATTGAACTTCCCCGACACGGACCTGAACCTGCCGCCGATGACCGAGAAGGATCTCAGTGATTTGGCGTTTGTCGCCGAGCATGCCGACGCGGTCGGGATGAGTTTCGTCCGCTACCCGCGCGACGTCGAAGCGCTCATCGAGCAACTGGATCGACTCGATGCGACCGACGTCGGCGTGGTGCTGAAAGTCGAGACCGAGAAGGCGTTTCGGCATCTGCCGGAGCTGCTCATGGTTGCGTTGCGTCGTCCGCCGGTGGGCGTGATGGTCGCGCGGGGGGACATGGGGCCGGAGTTCGGGTTCGACCGGATGTCGGAGGTGCAGGAGCAGATCCTCTGGCTCTGCGAGGCGGCGCACGTGCCGGTGATCTGGGCGACGCAGGTGCTGGAGAGTCTGGCCAAGAAGGGCCTGCCGACCCGCAGCGAAGTAACCGACGCCGCCATGAGCAGCCGGGCCGAGTGCGTCATGCTCAACAAGGGCGACTACATCGTCGATGCGGTGCGGTTCCTCCGCGACGTGCTGCGGCGGATGCAGGGTCACCAGGACAAGAAGTTTTCGATGCTCCGCCGGCTGAGCGTGTCGGGGTCGGCCGCGCCTGACGAGTTCGACGCCGTATGA
- a CDS encoding MBL fold metallo-hydrolase translates to MLFDAPLAHVLPGVRRLIEDGITPVACVLSHADVPAVGNAVKQLHEEFELPMLLHPRDQMDQRIADLKIDWQDPMGHEVLAEFPVEVLHWPGHSPGSVMLYIPEFGGVLLAGDSLVRPGPMQPDGDQPLVRPPSDWADDAKVLQHWRDLSLDPLRTLAPLHGEPLIDIDNASASITTMLDAGPMKSAVRRVAPPTVRA, encoded by the coding sequence GTGCTCTTCGATGCGCCGCTGGCGCATGTGCTACCGGGTGTGCGGCGGTTGATCGAGGACGGCATCACGCCGGTCGCGTGCGTGCTATCGCATGCCGACGTGCCGGCGGTCGGTAATGCGGTGAAGCAGCTGCATGAGGAGTTCGAGCTGCCGATGCTGCTGCATCCGAGGGACCAGATGGATCAGCGCATCGCCGACCTGAAGATCGACTGGCAGGACCCGATGGGACACGAGGTATTGGCGGAGTTCCCGGTGGAGGTGTTGCACTGGCCGGGGCACTCGCCGGGGTCGGTGATGTTGTACATCCCGGAGTTCGGCGGGGTGTTGTTGGCGGGCGATTCGCTGGTTCGCCCGGGACCGATGCAACCGGACGGAGACCAACCGTTGGTGCGTCCGCCGAGCGATTGGGCGGACGATGCGAAAGTGCTGCAACATTGGCGGGACTTGTCGCTCGATCCGTTGCGGACGCTTGCGCCTTTGCACGGTGAGCCGCTGATCGACATCGACAATGCGTCGGCGTCGATCACGACGATGCTGGATGCCGGGCCGATGAAGTCGGCGGTCCGTCGGGTCGCACCGCCTACGGTGCGTGCATGA
- a CDS encoding GNAT family N-acetyltransferase: MIRPATPDDFDAIAALIRGLAEYEKAAGDCVFDDAELRENLFGERPYAEVLIADVDGEAVGLALFFHNFSTWLGKPGVWLEELYVKPEHRGAGYGKALLTAVAQVAAERACGRLEWAVLDWNTPSIEFYKAQGAVPMDEWTTMRVDGEALTRLASRV; encoded by the coding sequence ATGATCCGCCCGGCCACGCCCGACGACTTCGACGCCATCGCCGCCCTGATCCGCGGGCTCGCCGAGTACGAGAAGGCCGCCGGTGACTGCGTGTTCGACGATGCGGAGCTGCGCGAAAACCTCTTCGGCGAGCGGCCGTATGCCGAGGTGCTCATCGCCGACGTCGACGGCGAAGCGGTGGGGCTGGCGCTGTTCTTCCACAACTTCAGCACCTGGCTCGGCAAGCCGGGGGTCTGGCTGGAGGAGCTGTACGTCAAGCCCGAGCATCGAGGGGCGGGCTACGGCAAGGCGCTGCTCACGGCCGTCGCGCAGGTCGCGGCCGAGCGTGCGTGTGGTCGGCTGGAGTGGGCGGTGCTGGACTGGAACACGCCGAGCATCGAGTTTTACAAAGCCCAAGGCGCGGTGCCGATGGACGAGTGGACGACGATGCGGGTCGACGGCGAAGCGCTGACGAGGTTGGCGTCGCGCGTGTGA
- a CDS encoding NAD(P)/FAD-dependent oxidoreductase: MKTPVRVTVVGAGPAGCIAALCLARGGADVTLFEKKSFPREKVCGECVSALGQDVLRRLGLPVTGCSLQRCVVQPARGRRMNWQLPRPMLGVTRGQLDTTLRNAAVDAGVTVRQPATPEGDFDHTVIATGKADRKPTGDFGVKAHFAGVDLSDDAVHLFGCRGCYGGLAPVGDGVWNFSFGVSADRLKAVRGDRDALRRQLEAENPALASAMRHAEQRGEWHASPLPRYAVARDWPAHTWPVGNAAAALEPIGGEGMGLAMRSAELAADTILNDRSPAELRARYRQLWNRRRIACRAAALVLQRPTLARIAAACSVERTPMQSPLLALMGKTA; encoded by the coding sequence ATGAAGACACCGGTACGTGTCACCGTCGTGGGCGCCGGTCCGGCCGGATGCATCGCCGCGCTGTGTCTCGCACGCGGCGGGGCTGATGTCACGCTCTTCGAGAAGAAATCGTTTCCGCGCGAAAAGGTCTGTGGCGAGTGCGTCAGCGCACTCGGCCAAGACGTGCTTCGACGGCTCGGGCTCCCCGTCACGGGATGCTCGCTCCAGCGCTGCGTGGTCCAACCCGCCCGCGGTCGACGCATGAACTGGCAGCTTCCCCGGCCGATGCTCGGCGTCACACGGGGTCAACTCGACACGACCCTGCGTAACGCCGCCGTCGATGCCGGGGTCACGGTCAGACAGCCGGCCACGCCTGAAGGTGACTTCGACCACACCGTCATTGCCACCGGCAAGGCCGACCGAAAGCCCACGGGCGACTTCGGGGTCAAAGCCCACTTCGCCGGCGTCGACCTGTCCGACGACGCCGTGCATCTGTTCGGTTGTCGCGGTTGCTATGGGGGGCTCGCACCGGTCGGTGACGGCGTGTGGAACTTCTCCTTCGGCGTTTCGGCTGACCGGCTCAAGGCCGTTCGTGGCGATCGGGATGCGCTACGCCGACAACTCGAAGCGGAGAACCCGGCCCTCGCTTCGGCGATGCGGCATGCCGAGCAGCGTGGCGAATGGCACGCGTCGCCGTTGCCGCGGTACGCGGTGGCGCGAGATTGGCCGGCCCACACATGGCCCGTGGGCAACGCCGCCGCCGCGCTCGAACCGATCGGCGGCGAAGGAATGGGATTGGCCATGCGTAGCGCCGAACTCGCCGCCGACACCATTCTCAACGACCGTTCGCCGGCCGAACTGCGGGCGCGGTACCGTCAGCTTTGGAACCGTCGACGCATCGCGTGCCGGGCCGCCGCGCTGGTGTTGCAGCGGCCGACGCTCGCCCGGATTGCCGCCGCTTGCAGTGTCGAACGAACCCCCATGCAGTCGCCGTTGCTTGCGCTCATGGGTAAAACCGCGTAG